From the genome of Rathayibacter sp. VKM Ac-2759, one region includes:
- a CDS encoding PhoH family protein, whose protein sequence is MVRLLGPQDRLIRAVEGRFPDVRVHVRGNEVTLDGERDPVASAARLVEELVLMTAGGHDLDPDGVRESARILQNGGPVSPAEAFGQAILTARGKSIRPKTLGQREYVDAVDENTIVFGIGPAGTGKTYLAMAKAVQALQRKEVDRIILTRPAVEAGERLGYLPGSLTDKIDPYLRPLYDALNEMMDPENVPKLLAAGTIEVAPLAYMRGRTLNNSFVVLDEAQNTTPEQMKMFLTRLGFGSKMVVTGDITQVDLPTGASGLRLVTRVLDGIDDIHFSRLTSEDIVRHTLVGRIVDAYTEYDQQKQAQHFEREQAREFANRAERRGGPARAVGDSQPKRPRG, encoded by the coding sequence ATGGTGCGCCTCCTCGGACCTCAGGACCGCCTCATCCGAGCGGTCGAAGGACGATTCCCCGATGTCCGGGTGCACGTGCGCGGCAACGAGGTGACGCTCGACGGCGAGCGCGACCCCGTCGCCTCCGCGGCGCGCCTGGTGGAAGAACTGGTGCTCATGACGGCAGGCGGCCACGACCTCGATCCCGACGGCGTACGCGAATCCGCGCGGATCCTCCAGAACGGCGGCCCCGTGTCGCCGGCGGAGGCGTTCGGGCAGGCGATCCTGACCGCGCGCGGCAAGAGCATCCGCCCCAAGACGCTCGGCCAGCGCGAGTACGTCGACGCGGTCGACGAGAACACGATCGTCTTCGGGATCGGCCCCGCAGGCACGGGCAAGACGTACCTCGCGATGGCGAAGGCCGTTCAGGCCCTGCAGCGCAAGGAGGTCGACCGCATCATCCTGACGCGGCCGGCCGTCGAGGCGGGGGAGCGGCTCGGCTACCTGCCCGGCTCGCTCACCGACAAGATCGACCCCTACCTCCGCCCGCTGTACGACGCGCTCAACGAGATGATGGATCCGGAGAACGTCCCGAAGCTGCTCGCGGCAGGCACCATCGAGGTCGCGCCCCTCGCCTACATGCGCGGCCGCACGCTCAACAACTCGTTCGTCGTGCTCGACGAGGCGCAGAACACGACTCCGGAGCAGATGAAGATGTTCCTGACGCGGCTGGGCTTCGGCTCGAAGATGGTGGTCACGGGGGACATCACCCAGGTCGACCTCCCGACCGGCGCGAGCGGGCTCCGCCTCGTCACCCGGGTGCTCGACGGCATCGACGACATCCACTTCTCGCGCCTCACGAGTGAGGACATCGTGCGGCACACTCTCGTCGGCCGCATCGTCGACGCCTACACCGAGTACGACCAGCAGAAGCAGGCGCAGCACTTCGAGCGCGAGCAGGCGCGCGAGTTCGCGAACCGAGCCGAGAGGCGGGGCGGCCCCGCCCGCGCCGTCGGCGACAGCCAGCCCAAGCGACCCCGCGGCTGA
- a CDS encoding HIT domain-containing protein, translating to MSEPTVFTRIVRGEIPADVVFENERILAITDIAPKAPVHLLVFPKTQEYATVAALAAADPSLLAELVTVAQTLADAHSGGQFRLVFNSGEQAGQTVFHVHAHVLGGHLTEGSLATG from the coding sequence ATGAGCGAACCCACCGTCTTCACCCGCATCGTCCGGGGAGAGATCCCTGCCGACGTGGTGTTCGAGAACGAGCGGATCCTCGCCATCACCGACATCGCGCCGAAGGCGCCGGTCCACCTCCTCGTCTTCCCCAAGACGCAGGAGTACGCGACCGTCGCCGCCCTGGCCGCCGCCGACCCCTCCCTCCTCGCCGAGCTGGTGACGGTCGCGCAGACGCTCGCCGACGCCCACTCGGGCGGGCAGTTCCGCCTCGTCTTCAACTCGGGAGAACAGGCCGGCCAGACCGTGTTCCACGTCCACGCCCACGTCCTGGGCGGGCACCTGACGGAAGGCTCCCTTGCCACCGGTTGA
- a CDS encoding 16S rRNA (uracil(1498)-N(3))-methyltransferase, which yields MAHHYIDESLDSGDFVRGGRLVLTGAEARHAATVSRLRAGESVRVGDGRGRVATATVESAEASRVALLVDSIEEVAAPSPRLVLVQALAKGDRDELAIQAATELGVDEVVPWQAARSVSRWAGSKEEKGRERWRSIVREASKQSLRARVPEVSGLVALRGVVERAASARILVLEPGAASRLSSVEPDDRDLVLVVGPEGGIAPEELRALQEAGAEAVALGDSVLRTSTAGPAAIAVLSARLGRW from the coding sequence GTGGCGCACCACTACATCGACGAGTCGCTCGACTCCGGCGACTTCGTGCGCGGCGGGCGGCTCGTGCTGACCGGTGCCGAGGCGCGGCACGCCGCCACGGTGAGCCGCCTCCGCGCGGGCGAGTCGGTGCGCGTGGGCGACGGCCGCGGCCGGGTGGCCACGGCGACCGTCGAGTCGGCGGAGGCGTCGCGCGTCGCGCTGCTCGTCGACTCGATCGAGGAGGTGGCCGCCCCCTCGCCCCGTCTCGTGCTCGTGCAGGCCCTCGCCAAGGGCGATCGCGACGAGCTCGCGATCCAGGCGGCGACCGAGCTGGGCGTCGACGAGGTCGTGCCGTGGCAGGCCGCCCGCTCCGTCTCGCGCTGGGCGGGGAGCAAGGAGGAGAAGGGCCGCGAGCGCTGGCGCAGCATCGTCCGCGAGGCGAGCAAGCAGTCGCTGCGCGCGCGGGTCCCCGAGGTGTCGGGTCTCGTCGCTCTGCGCGGTGTCGTCGAGCGCGCCGCCTCCGCCCGGATCCTCGTGCTCGAGCCCGGTGCCGCGTCACGGCTCTCGTCGGTCGAGCCCGACGACCGCGACCTGGTGCTCGTGGTCGGCCCCGAGGGCGGGATCGCACCGGAGGAGCTCCGCGCGCTGCAGGAGGCGGGGGCCGAGGCCGTCGCGCTCGGCGACTCCGTGCTGCGCACCTCGACGGCCGGACCGGCCGCCATCGCGGTGCTGTCGGCCCGCCTGGGCCGTTGGTGA